The sequence TCATGGTGTGCTGCACTTGTTAGCGCTTCTCATAAGCATCATTGGTAAGTTCAATCTCTTTCTCCGTCTTcctctgtgtcactgtgtgcatgtatgtatgtgtgtgtatgtgtgtaaggttTGGTTAGCACAAGTTTTAGATAGATAAAAGGTAGGTTAGCTATGATATCAATACAAAATGTAGTTATTGAGGAAGGTAAATATTTCAACAGAGATTTGTTTGAATTAATTCAGTGTTAAAATATGAGAGTTAAAACTAGTGCTGTATTTGCCTCTCAGGGATGGTGGCCGTGTTCCAGTACCATGACGCTAGAAACATCCCCCACATGTACTCTCTCCACTCCTGGTGTGGAATGCTCACTTTTGTCTTATTTATTGCACAGGTAAACCCattcccaatctctctctgtccctcacacatatacacattgatCATTATCATTCCTTTTCTCCCTACAAATGTTTCATTTCTCGACTTCTCTCCCTAGTTATTACAATATTTATATTGAAGTTGGACCAAACCTTTTTCATATAACACACTTTAAAAACAGGGTTGTATTGTACTGGTATTAATATATTAGTTTTTATCTACCTCAATCCTCTGATAAACATACCCTACTTCTGTTATTAACCTCAACAACTGTCAGAGGGGTTGGAGCAGTGACTCCCTACAGTGCTTATCCAATATGGCTGCCCGAACTCCAAAGTGCCAAAGTGTTTGGGTGATTTTAGTTTCAGCGGTACTGAAATGGGTTTAAAATTTGCCCAATGTGAGTATTGTTGTCTTTATGCGTCTGTGCTTCCTTGCTCCAGTGGCTCATGGGATTTAGCTTCTTCCTGTTTCCGGGGGCAACGGCGTGGCTGCGGAGGGCCTATCTGCCTCTGCACGTGTTCTTCGGCCTGGCGCTGTTCGGACTTGCCGTCGCCACCTGCCTGCTCGGTATCATGGAGAAGCTGCTCTTATCCATCTCGTGAGTTCAGCTCACCGCTGCCCATTCGTGGATGCTCAGTCTCTCcatgctccctttctctctgttttgcctgtcttcttctccgtaatccccttctctctctctctctctctcattcattttcGGTTTTGTACCTCACTGTCTGAAATTTCAGTCTGAAATACTGATTCTTTGCTTGTCCAGAAGAGTCATCTTATAGTTCTACGCTAAACACTTACAAATGAGTCTCAGGAGGCCTTTAACCAAACAAAACCATACTGGAACTGGAAATAAGAAATAAGTCTTCCATATGTTGACTACAGTCTTCCATATGTTGACTTGACCTGAGCCTCACATCTTTGTTCTCCACAGAGAAACCTACTCAGAGTTCGCTCCTGAGGGCGTCCTGGCCAACACCCTGGGCATAGTGCTGCTTGCATTCGGAGTGCTTGTAGGGTACGTGGTGACCCGCGACGAATTCAAGCGGCCCCCTCACCCCGAAGAGGAAGCGCTGTCTGTGCACTTCAAGACCCTGACAGATGGGGGCTCTGTTTCTCCTTGATTGATCCCTTTCCATGCTGTTttaaaggggggtggggtgggtagaAGTGGTTTTGGAGAATAGATAACCACTAACTGCACGGTGAATTCCACAGTGTTTATTTAGAGATGAGAAGACAATCTGACTTTCCATTATTACTGCTAGAGGGTGCTAAACGCATTTATAATAATGCTGTTATTGTCATGGCCCACAGTGTTGTCTGCTTCTAAGTGAGTTTCCTCTGTGGGTGACCATGTGATTTACAGCCCTCCCTCCCATGAAAAGGAAATCAGTGTATTGTTAGGGTACCTGGATTCAGGCACTGACATCATCCAGGgggtggaagagggagaggttcAGATTAATCTGGGGATTGTTGATCACGTTACATCCTAATCCTAATCTGATGAAGAAGCCTAACCTATCCAGAGAGCAGCTGATATTGGGGCCATATGTGTTTCAGAGTCAGCCACTGTATATGAGTATCAGTTACTCCAGTCAGCCACTGTATATGAGTATCAGTTACTCCAGTCAGCCACTGTATTAGTTTCTCCAGTCAGCCACTGTATATGAGTATTAGTTACTCCAGTCAGCCACTGTATTAGTTACTCCAGTCAGCCACTGTATTAGTTACTCCAGTCAGCCACTGTATTAGTTACTCCAGTCAGCCACTGTATATGAGTATCAGTTACTCCAGTCAGCCACTGTATATGAGTATCAGTTACTCCAGTCAGCCATTGTATTAGTTACTCCAGTCAGCCACTGTATATGAGTATCAGTTACTCCAGTCAGCCATTGTATTAGTTACTCTAGAGTCAGCCACTGTATATGAGTATTAGTTACTTCATTGGGGGTTCAATACTTCTCTTGTTTCTTCAATAAGGAGACACTGTGGGCATCACTGTGCAGGAATAATGTGTTGGTTTACTCTTCCGGACAACCAGTTGTCATGTAAGTGAAAGACACAAAACTCGTCTAGGATCTGTAGCTTTTCTAGCGTCTCCCCTGATTCTTCCCTGCTCTGTTTTGAGTCACAATGCATACCAGAACAGCCCTTGAATCGCTGGTCCTCTCCCTGGTTTTCGTACAACGTAGGGCATGATTGGCCTCTAGAATTGGTTTATTAAGACCAGCAACACTTAACACTAAATATTTCTGTTGCACCAGAATGGCATGTGCCTTTATAAACTCCAAAGTGCCAGATTCTATATATAGAACAGTTGCCAAACCAGACtagaaatgtgtttaaaaaaaaaaaaaatgtacccaCATCCTTTCACGATCAAAATACTTAACATTCCGTCCTACAGTGTCCGTCTGGTTCAGCTGGTTTAGTTTTACTAAAACAAACTTTAACCTTAAAGCCTAACCTTTAGAGAAGTGCCACATCTATGGTGTCGTTTTGAGTACAAAATTAAGTTATAAAGTAGAAATGAGATAAGTGTAATGATTTAATAATAATGTTAGCATACGTTTGaggaatgtactgtatatcttgCAAGTAACAGAACAGTATGACTGACCCAGTAGCTTTGGCACTGGTCAAGTGTTTATACATTTGTCTTTGAAGCCAAAAGCCTGTGACTTGAATaatattatttgttttaaaatgtgcaaaggCCAGAGGCATTTGCTGCTCTCTAGTTTCTATCCACGTGTGTGGAAGGGAGACTGGACCCAGCTTTCGGCGATCAGTGTATCTTAACTGCCTTTACAGAACATGGAACATTCTGGATGTTTTAAGAGATTACAGTGATCTGTCAACCAGTACTGGTGCCAAAACCTTTTTGTGTTGAAaatgtcctgtcctctccagcCTTCTAAATACACATCTCATCtgtcatttatttcaaattaGTGTAAATCTTTCGGGATGAAAATGTTTTTGGCCTTAGTGTGTCCAGTTCTTTTTATCTTCAGAACTTGGAAAagaaccaaccaaccaacagtGTCTATGTGCATTAATGTTCATGTTTACAGTACTCTTTGACACTTCTGTCTATGTAGTAAGTGAGGCTTGTGACCAGAATGAATGTTGCAAATTCACTCCTAacattagtgttgtgtgtaattgtgtaatgATTTAAGTGTAGAATGAAGACCAAACAATAATCAAACTCATAGGCAACCAAATGTCTCACAGTCCATCTTTGTTTTCTGCCTTGTTTTCTTCCAAGTGGTAGCCATTTTTAAATAAGTACAATATTTCCTCATACATACAGCCGATTGTACAGTTTACAGTCGCTTAATTGGGTTTAAAACAAAGCATTCTCCTTTGTCACGGTCCTCCTTGGCAAAAGGTCAcaactcacatttacacacaatttacaGAAACCCGGCCCTTAGCAAGCCTtgaaagatgaaaaaaataaaaccaaaacaagtacaaaaaagaataaaagaacaACCCTTTAAAGCCTCATCTCCTCCCCGCAGTGGAAAATAAAagtatgcacgcacgcacacacacacacacacacacacacacgcacacacacactccattgcaAACACTCACCAACCAATGTCtttgcttgaatgtgtgtgtgaatcagcaGAGAGCATGCGTTCTTTAGTGGGATCTTTATGTACAGTCATTTACACTGAAcctatatatttatacatataaaaaACAAAATTGGCTGAAAATACTTCCTGCAACTCATACTACTTCCTGCTTTGACCTCTGACATCACACAGATACTTCctgtcatttcctgtctctggGATTGGTTCTGGTGTGATGGTTGTCCAATATTCCAATATGGAGGTCCAATATTAATTATTTCGTATTAACGTATTATCCAGTGAGGGTTTGGACTGAGACTGAGGATGTGTCGGTTAATACGACCAAAGCCTGTAGCTTCTCTTCAAACTGTGGTTTTGATATTTGAACAACACCTAAAACCATACATGAACTCTACCTTATAAAACCCTGTTCCTTTGCAGCAAGGGTGCTGAAACTAAATGAAACAACTCGCACACTCTAGACCTTTCTTGAACCTTAACGTTAGGCTGATGAATAAGTGACACTAATGACCTCTGTAAGCGTTTGTTTTCAGGGGATAAAGAGACACATCCGATCTGTGACCTTCAGTGACACTGGGTCTCGTTTAAGAGAGGACTCAGAGGTGTCGGGCGCAACTCAAAGCTGAGCCATCACTAGCTGCCAGTAAACTcccacacatccaaacacaccctCCCATACAGAGTTCAACTTCATGCCTTCACAACTCTTAAGACTAAGTCTGCATGGTCCACACTGATGAATCTGGTGATATTGTGCCATTCTCTCTGCGTTTAGCAAATTACCTCCAATTACGGCACGGCAGCGGTACCCTTTAGTTTCCTGTTCAAGCATTACAGGAAGTCACATGGAGCGAGGCACAGATTAAGCTGACGTCTGGTTTCTGAAGCACAgcctgttattgttttggccaCAGTTCATGTGCTCCTGAGAAGTGGGGCAACAGAGAAGCAGAACCAATCCCCTTTTCTTTCCCAACCTAACTGCATATGGACCATTTTGGGCaacacttacaaacaaacaggaaggtAAACAATTTACAATCaagtagagagaaaaaaaaattaagtatatatatttatatttatatatatatataattattttaCAAACATAACTTAAAATGATAAATATTACTTTTCGCTTTTTGCTATGTACAGATTTACCTGGCGTcagatttttttcatttttcatcaaaATCATTGTTTTAGAAGGGGCAAAGCAATGTGTGCATCTCTGCAAGGCTGGGAGAGTTAAAGATGAGATTCATCCACCCCGACAAGAGCACACTGAGATGGGGAGATATCGCTGGCCATCTTCTTTCTCCTGGTACAAGTGACAGAGGTCTCCAGGTCGAGCGTTAGAACCGATGTTTTCGCTGATCTTACATACGTTGATTTTACGTTCTGCAGTACTTGAGCTCATGTTGGTACTCTCGTGGAACCACAAACCCCGTTCAAGACGGCGAAAGAACTCCACTGGACCTCTAAAACAGCTCTCTTACTAAGACTACTGTAAGTCTTGAGTTAATAATCAGCGTTGACAccttgaggaaaaaaaacaacactcgGATGTGTCATTTTAAGACTTGTTGCTGTTTATACTGTAGTATATTCATATTTCTGTAAGGCCACACTATAAACAGTCAGTATTAAAATTGGATATTTATCCCAGCTCTGTTTTTCCTTTCGAATGATGCTTAGTACTGTGCACCAGAGGCTCCATTCAGCTGAGGAGTTCAGCCCACCTTTGCCTGTATATTCAGCACTAAACTGACATGAGATTGATTGAGATGAGACATGTGGCTTGGTGATGTTCTATGCCAGTCTGAGTGGAGATGGTTGGACGGTTCACCCCCCGGCTGTTCTGAGAGCTCATTGGTGGGACGGTATGGAGTGTCTCCGGGCCTCCTGCCGCCTACACGTTGGACTCCACAAAC is a genomic window of Clupea harengus chromosome 1, Ch_v2.0.2, whole genome shotgun sequence containing:
- the LOC105912833 gene encoding transmembrane ascorbate-dependent reductase CYB561, which codes for MEEEASRRWLEGGSLPWYVAGSQLLGVASVVITGVWMGHYRGGYAWDGSRQEFNVHPLCMVLGMIFLYGDAIMVFRAFRNEAKRSVKILHGVLHLLALLISIIGMVAVFQYHDARNIPHMYSLHSWCGMLTFVLFIAQWLMGFSFFLFPGATAWLRRAYLPLHVFFGLALFGLAVATCLLGIMEKLLLSISETYSEFAPEGVLANTLGIVLLAFGVLVGYVVTRDEFKRPPHPEEEALSVHFKTLTDGGSVSP